aggACAGAGATACCAGCACAAAACTTTAAGAATCTCAACCACATAGGAAATTCAGCTTTGACAACCTTCAACTCGTCACCAGCTGGAAGGACTGCCAGAGGCTGAAAGAGGAGCGAGAACAAACTGAAAAATtacaaatcaaaagaaaaaaacctgattatatattttattgtctctttaattttattttattgctggGTAATACCAATGCCTTAAAATAAATAGCCTAATGCTGAAGACATTTGATCTAACTTTAGTTTGGGAAACAGACTTGGCatttaaaagatgaaaataaatacatacgtACAAATAATAAACATACAACCAATTGTCAATAAATCACAACTCGACAAAAACTAATGACAAGTTCAAGGGACAAACAAAAGGCAACATGCATCACACTAAGGGTGTGTGAGCCTCTTTTTGGTAATGACAGCAATAACAAGATGTTTATTTTCTATGTTATGCTCTGTTGAAATGTGTTGAAATGTTTACAGtaacatttcaattttaaagTGCAAATTTCTGCTGAAAGCAATTGCCAAACTTGTGAAGCTAATGCATgcaaattgatttgatttttctcTCAGCTCTTTAATGGGTTTATAGTGCAACAttccaaaaatgtcaaaatatagctgattaaaaaataataggATAACAATATCCAAGCAATATTTAACAAAACTATCTATTTACCCTTGCATAAACCAACTGTGACATTGTTCCCTGAATACATCTGTATTCTACATACTAGCCACAGATGGTGCCTAAGTGGTTGTGCGCAGGACTGACCCAGTCTAGGTAGGTTTTTAACATGAATTTGGTTTATGAGCTACAAGTCTTGATGGATATCAGAACCTTGTTCATCCTGGTTCAGAGTAAGatcgtcatcttcatcttcatcttccagctGCTGTGAAACCAGCTGCTGGTACTGAACTTGCCGCTGGTAATCTGGATCAATGTTGATCCATTTATTTGCGACCCACTTGGTACCATGGGTAACTACACAGCCTCCATGCAGAGCGTATTCATCCTGCTCTCCAACCCAACCTGTTAAAAAGAATACATTTAAGTTGTTGTCTTTAcactacttttgtttttttaagtgtgcAAATTGATATTGGTATTGAACACTTCTTTGGCTGAAATCCTTGAACAGTTTCAGATTAAAACCAACTCTTTATTCAAACTCTGTACTTACAAAATTTAGTAAAAATGCTCACAAAATCAGGTGTTGCACATACAAAGAATCTTGCGTGAGAACTAAACTCGTTTGCCTGAGGGTGCATTTCAGCATTCACATTCTCTTTTGCTGCCCCTGTTCCACATTGTTTAAACAATGGTCCGGTACTGCCAGTACCTCAGTCCACTAGTCTGGGGGACCGGAAGGTGGTTGGTTCAAGACCAGTGTGGACCAATCATACTGTAGTTGGAAAAGTGACAATTCACCTCCTAAGCACTGCtaaggtgtccttgagcaaggtaccGACCCACAAGGTGCTTGTCGGGCGCTATGGGATGCCTGCCGCTCTACCATCATCCTCTCCCTATTTGCCTTCTCACaggtcctttgtgtgtgtgtatgtgtgtgtgtgctatggcacacacaaaaatgaattcCCATAGGGGTCattacagtataaaattaatttagaatATGgatttcatccattcatttattttcttaccCACTTCAATGTTGCACGGGCCATGggcagctggagcctatcccagctggcatagggcatgaggcggggcaaactccgggtgccacgccagtgcaccgcggagctacacagacacatacaaacacacacacacacacacactcactcactcctctggacaatttggaacggccaatcaacttgaagtgcatgtttttggaggtgggaggaagccggagaacgtGGAGAGAACCGACGCAAACACGGGGAGAgtatgcaaactccgcacagagcgggactcgaacccagacccgccttgttgtgcggcaacagtgctacccactgcgccaccatgcagCCCAGAATAAGCATTTCCTTTCCTCATTTTGCTTAGGATCAGGTGAGTTTATAGCAGTCGACAATGCGCAAAAGGAgtggtacaccctggacaagtcaccagtttattgcagagttatataaaaaaaacaaccagccacATTCCCATACATGCCTATTGGCAAATTCAAGTCACAAATTCACCTGCGCTATACTGGATGTTTCTggtgatgggaggaagccagagagaacaccatggaaacacaaaaaattccAATGCTGCCCAGAATTaacatttttcatcaaaaatatttacactAATGAGTGTTAAATATGttcctttgctttttttcagTTCAATATATCCCAAAAAGGACAAGCATATTCTCATTCTGATTGTTTATGTTTCACATAGCCTCACAATTTTTTCCTCAGGGTTATAATTTCTCAAGCAGCACTTATGATTATCAAAAgcactgaagtattaacagcataaaaaatgtatttggctGGTGGAGGGGTGCAGTATACAAATAGGTATTGAGTTTTCTCATAGAAGATTTTATGCTTCTCCAAACAGCTGTTTTCTGAATGTAACTGAGAAATGCTATTCCACTCGAAAAGAAGATACTCACTGTGTTGTGTCCATGGAGTGCCTGTGTGcccgtgtgtatgtgtgtgtgtacttgtgtgtttgtgtgtgtgcgcatgggTGCGTGTGTCTGTCTTAATCCTGATAATGGGGAACACAGTATGCATACCAGAAATGTTAAGCATAATTTTCGAaattatgcatgcatgcattaaatgaaaatgaaatgagttACTGTTGTTTTCTACCTTGAATTTACTTGATTACTGTATGCTGACATTTTTTATGGGAATCCTACCTCTCCCATCAGAAAGGTAGTTGTACCAGAAAACGGCTGTTCCTTTGGTAGGTTTCACTCTTAGGTTACTCTTGTTACAATTCCTTCTGGTGTCCAAAAGGTCAACGTCATTCTGTATGAGAGCCTAAAACATTAAATTGAATTCAATGATACAGTTTTCTGAATGTCAGGCTGATGAATTAACCGACAAACAAGCGAGTTTACACAGGTGAAAAACATGCAAAGTACGTAGACAGCAAGGTTTGCAAGTTTCAATGTACACAACATCAGACCCATGCAGTTACGCACCATTTCATCATAGGTCCTGTTGTCTGCCACAGGGAATGCAGTCTCCCCACCCCCCTCAACAGAGTTCAGGTAGAAGAGAACTGTGATGTACCTAAGTGTGCAAAACAGATTTAAGTTGACACGCACTTAAGTTGCAACCAAAGACCAACCAACAAACACTTTGCAAATAAGTTcacaatacaaaaacacaacaactaaCACACCATATGTACAATGGCGTGTAAATGTACAGTTAACTAGTCACACTGGTTGGACGATTTCACTGAATTGAAAGTGTGTCATTTCAGTTTTAGTCACGTCAGTCAACACTGATCTCACCTGCAGGATGTCTCAAAAGGAGTGGAAGTGTTGGCTGCGAggcgcgtgtgtgtgcagactgTTTCAGGGTACACAGGGCCGCTGTCATGGTGGGCGTGGTAGTGTCCTCCTTCCTCATAGCGAACTACCTGAAGCGGCTCACTCAGGTCCACTAATGTGGCCGGGAGCCGAATGAGACGGATCACCCTTTATTACAGACAGgtaaagaaaatgtgtgaatacctggttaaaaaaaaaaagtttcttaatattttcatttgtcatttgatGCTTATCATAATACAACAGCATAAAAAGGATGAAGTTGAACTTGCTGACCTCTCCCTGATGTCCTGCAGGACCTGATGTGCTCCTTTGCCCTGGTAAAGCCATGTGTGTCTGCTGTTCCTCACTAACTGACTCCTCTTCACGCCTTTTTGCATCAGGAAGCGTTGGAAGGCATCGTTGCTCAGTAGCCTAAACTCCTCTAGACTCAGCAAACCTGCAGGGGACTTGAGAATGTCAATGTTATTCTGAGACTGGACTTCCTGACATGATTCAtaccttttttttgttaccaTATACAGTATCCTGAACAGGAAATCCAGTTTTCTCTCTTTCGTGAAAGCATGGCATCCAGATTAAATAACCCTGGTTCATGGGTAATATGTTGCAGTGCATAAAccattcaaaattaaattaaattcaaaaactaaaaaaattaaataaatacaaatgggtttttttgttttgtaaatgagTATATGAAAGATGATTGACGCTCACTTCATACCATCATCATCCTTGTCAACTTTGAGCCCAGCATAGATTTCTCGCAGTGTTTCTGGTGTGAGCCAGATGCCATCTCTCACTCGAGAATGGGTCAATATCTGTTGGAGACAGGAAATCAGGATGAGTTAACCAACTCTGAACCAAACATTTGCTGAATGTCACAACCCCAGTATGTCATCACAGCACACAAACTGATACAAACCTCATGGAGCTGCAGTTGTCCATCCTGACTGATATCAAGGAGGTTGAAGATCTCCTCTGGGCTGAGATTGAGCTCCTTGGCCAGCTCTTCTTGGCCATCTTGCACCATCAGTTGGCTCTCCATTAGACCCTTTAGCTGGGCAAGCTGCATCACAACCCGACATTCATCCTCCGACAAAAAGTCTGGgatttcttttgaaaaaaaaaaaagttcaaaacagacaaaaatatccTCAACACATGATCACAGAATTTTGTCTGTTGCATGCTTCACGTTTTCTTTATAGATACCTATTCATATGGGATTATAGGGATattacattttagaaaaatCTCTACTGTTATGTAAAAAACTAGAACTCTGACTCGTTATGAATATACTTGGTTCATCTTGCCTAAATATTACCCAACAGTGTAGAAACTGTCATGATTTATTTGACAGCAACCTCGCATTGAACAGCAGTCTCCAATCTGTTATACAGGCACGATGTAAATTTAAGCAGTTTCTCTGTCAAAGATCTTTCTTGATTCCTGGAAGGCAATTTGGGTTCATTACAGGTGAACAGGACAGAAGAAACGAGTGCTTCTGAAAAGACCTGACATTACAGCCAGGTTTCATAAGCTTGTGCACAAACTGACACCTTCTGAACAGTTTATGCTTTCAAAAAGGGTTGATTATGACAGGAACACAAGTATGCACTGTTACACGGTCATAAACTCACCAGAATAGCATGTTCCATTTCAAACATACAGCAATGTTACCATGACTCAGCAATTTCTGCTTTTACCCATGGCTGATAGCTTGAATATATTTAGTGAAAACAGAGCTGAAAAACTCATCACTGTCCGGCTGAAACACTTCTTTTTGGGGAAGggatgatcaatcaatcaagttttatttatacagcgcaacagacatttcaaagcgctttaacagacagagaaacccaactgaaccctccagagcaagcataagtgacagtggcggggaaaaactccctcgatgaggaagaaactccgggcaggacccagactcttttgggcggccatccgcctcgactggttgggtggaaaagaaatcaaagtttcccattgctaaagtcaaggcacaattacagctgtgtggatgactgtatggtggcacggaggaagaaaggaagcaggaccccagccgatggatagttgaggggtggtactggtgggcttggaggagaaggtccacagaggaaggtccacagcggatgggtggatgaggggtggaacagtgtGCTGGCatgaaggaagagaggcagtaggaccccagtcgatggttaggtgaggggtgatactggtggatgggaggtgcaggtccacagcggatgggtggatgagggtggatcagtatggtggcgtggaggaaaaaaaaggaagccggaccccagctgatgattaggttaggggtgatactggtgggatgagaagagcaggtccatagcggatgggtggatgaggggtgaacctgagaaaaacctgtgaggacatagagcagagactccagggaagaagttgagttaggaAAACTCATTCAAACCGATCTCAACtgtgtcatggttctgttcttttggTATGCTCAGCAGGTCTGTTGTTGTGTTAAGCTTTTCTCctgacaggtcaagctgtgaCAGAGGATGTGGCTGGCTCCTAGCAGCTGacgaggcacgcagttctcactctgctcatcagcctcatctcGAAAGGCCTGGCCTTTCCCTAAGAGGGTGCCAGATAATTCTGTCCTGTTTCTTTGATGCTAGTGTTCCCAGTTTTCTCTCAGCTGTCTGCccttttcagtgtttgtggacTTTAGTCATTCTTTGCTCTGCTGATTTGGTTTTCATTGCTCACTTGTTATTTGGCTGAGCAATAAAAttgttgatttttacttttgtctcagtctctgctccttggtgTCCAGACTCGAACTATCCTTAACAAACTGTCAACAACATAAGTTCAAATCTGACCGCTGATTGAAGGACTTGAAAGGACCAAATACGCAAATTGTTCCCGTGAATATGTACTACTATTTACAACATACTCATCcagaattgttaaaagaaaataaaaatatttcagatttgATGCCTTACTGGGCCACTAACTAAATTTAGCAGCATATCAAACACACCAGGCTCCTAGAGACCCATTTAAATCTTGTAATGCAATTTGTATTAATTCACTGTTCCTGAATTTAAACCACCAATCATAACCAGTGTCTTGTGTCAGTCACTCCTGGACTGCTGCTGGCAATCTCTATCTGTATGCTCTCAGTAGGTCATGCACAGCAACCTCCTCTGTGGGGAGGGGCTGTAGATGCAAGGCTGGAGCAGCAGAGAGGGGGAGGGACATGGAAGCTGTATAGAGTCAAACTTTACAGCTAAATCTGCTTTAGTTGGACCTGGTGTACGGATCTGGCTCGGAATTAACTGCTCTAATTCCTTACAGCCATCGCGGATCTtagcaaccacacacacacacacacacacacacacacacacacacacacacacacacacacacacacacacacacacacacacacacacacacacacacacacacacacacacacacacacacagagagagagagttgaatggttgtgatgatggagtgaatgtaaaatgtttgcattgATCTAGGGCAGTCACTAGACCCGCTTTACTGGGACATGTGTGTCAATCAATAATCGTTTGTACATCATTTTCTGTCAGCCCAAGGAGGAATGTTCAAAAATATGTGCTGAAACAACAGTCTGAGAAAGttctcatttgaaataaatattttgataaaGAATAATTAAAAGGAGTTATTTCAGTTTCAGTCTTAGCAGCACTGCTGTATGGTAGTGGCAGGAATAAGTGGACTAAACAAGGGTAGTTTTTATAGAATAGTAGACCATATTTAATGTGGATGTTGAATAAAGAAAACTGGAACGAGGGTTTGTGTCCCTGTGGTACTTAATGTCTAGCAGCAGAACTGCATTAATCAAAGAAAGGAactttgttttggtttgaacTGATAGTTTGTTATGGCACATGGTTGATGCAGCTCTTACCAAACAGCAAAGGTTTCAGACTCAAAGTCCGCATTTCATGCGCTTTTCCTGGCACCAGGGACACCTTCTGGACATGTCCTACCTGAGACGACAAAACAGTAGAACTATTTCGTTATCTCTAGTGTGCTTCTATTTGGTTTCAGTTTAATTGATGGACTAAACAGAAGTGAATGAGAAAGTGTCGCATTACTAACCCTTATTCCCTCGATCCTGGCGAGTGAAACGTGACGCAGAGACTCGGCTTTGGAGGACGGAGGTCCTGACTCGTGTCGCGGGTGACCACCGCTGGGAGCATCACGACTCCGGCTGGCGTCCTCCTGTCCGCTGTTAAAGTGCACATAGAATAGCAGTGCAATAACGTTGATGATGTACACGTGAaaaaacaccatcaccaccacaaagtAGGAGCGGGAACACACGCTGCTCTTATGGCAGGAAATGCGCTCGCAGGGCGGCCGGATCGGCTGCAAGGTCGCGCTCCGGGTCTGAGTCGCGTCATCAGCATCTGAAGTCCCATCGTTATCTGTCATTTTCCTGAGAttagaaaagaaagaatattCTTCCTCTGAAGCAGAGTCCGTCTGATTGATTAGCCGACAACGTGAGGATTTGCCCACAAGTGGCAGACAGTAAAAGATGTCcagtttaataaaaaataaaatcgtTGCTCATACATAAACTGTGCACCGCTCATGGTGAAACTGTTGTCGATTAAACGTAGGAGTAAGACCCCACTGACAGTGTGTGGGTGTCCTGCATCCACTGATGGCAGCAGTGCAGCCCGGCTCCTGTTTTCACTGCAGCAGTCCCAGCCACCAGGGGCAGGGAGCGCACTGCGTATTCCGAACCACCTCGTAACTCACCCCCCGGACATGTCCATTAACTCGACCCCGCATCGGCTCAGAAAAGAAATGACCATTCAAACGAAAGCAAAACGACAGATTTGCAAACGTTTAAAACGTCATGATGAACCATATCCATACGCGCCATTACGGGCGTCTGCCGCAAACAGCAGCAGACTTTCATTGTGAGGTTCAATGCTGACCTCTGGTGATAGAAGACAGGACATTCTCTCATTTCTacccagggctttgaaccagaattttttgccaatcggttcgttctgaacagaaacggaattataacgtttccagttttgcgttccacccataaaatgacgttcctgaaccggttagaacaaaaaaataaagctcctgaaccggttaatgacgttccttgtaaatataaatatgtaggtgccgtattttgcgcaccataagacgcgcttaaaagccttaaaatttctcaaaaatcaacgctacaccttttaacattaagcgtcttatgtgtacactgagttccaaaatctgaaaaaatgtgtgtgactttagtcagcgatccgccagatcggccattgtccgccaacataggacgtattacgtcacaaCGTACGCcagcagcgatggaccaattagagaacatgacgcgaggctacgtccggcacacctccggtaggtaccggtatcaGTACAGTacggaccctgagactgcacgagagaccatctgtgggaccacctctgctcttcggacccggcacccggaggcgctcatCATCAttaccggtgactttaatcacgtcactttggactcatctctccccacaatggtccagtgtgtagactgccccacacggaagaacagaaccatcaatctgttctacactaatgccaaggaggcatacaccaccaccccctccccccactaggtaaataagaccataacctagtgtatctacagcccacctacatcccgctggtgaaacagctgccagcaacaacacgacaggtcaggaggtggtccccggaagcagaggagatgctgagggactgcttccagaccaccgactgggatttcattgtgggctcacacggggaggacattgagggggcagctcagtgttttacagactacatgaacgtCTGTGTGGACACcatggcccctgtcaggacagtcaggtgttaccccaacaacaaaccctgggtaacaaaggaagtaAAGGCCGTCCTGAACGGGAAGAAgagggcgttcaggagcaagaacgaggaggagatgaggaaggcccagtaggaagtgagactctgcctgaggggggccaaggaggcgtacaggaggaagctggagaagcaagtggggtgcaaccaggtgcgggaggtctggaatgggatgagaaccatcaccggacacgagAAAGGGCGCAGCATTGTGGAGGGGAATAGTGAACGagtgaatgaactaaacagctttttcaatcggttcagctcacctaccactcccggctcctcgtcccaggcctctccggtcctgcaaaccgctccactgattctccctcctcctgtgcttcctctccttccacccctgccacttctcccgagcccgctccaagaactgcgaagctcaacggccccacctcaaccactggacttacAACTTCGctacgacctcctgctcccaccatgaCCGAGACCGttatcactgcagacctggtgacaacAACACTGAGGAGGCTctgtccctataaggcggctggaccggataaggtctccccaagactcctccgagcctgtgcttcggaactgggggaccccctgcagcgattgttcacctcagtctgcagctggggagggtcccgtcactgtggaagacctcctgcatcgtccctgtacccaagaaaggatgccctactgagctcaatgaccaccgaccggtcgctcttacctcccacgtaatgaagaccctagagcgactggtcctggagctcatgcgtccacaggtgcagggtgccatggaccctctccagtttgcctgtcaggccaaggttggggttgatgacgctgtcttgtacctcctccaccgcgtgctctcctacctggacgccgggggctgtgccgtcagggtgctcgagcgccttcaacaccaagGCTaatgcaggataaactgacctccatggctgtggacccctaccttgtgagctggattatggactacctaacagacagacccagtatatccgtatgggggactgtttgtttTCTATGGTGAcaagcagcacgggggcgccacaagggaccattctctcccccattctcttcaccctctacacatcggacttcaagcacaacttggatacatgccacatacagaagtactccgatgacactgcgattgtggcatgtatccgggagggtgatgagggggcgtacagggcattggtggctgacttcgtggagtggtgccaacagaaccagctccagctcaacgtctccaagacaaaggagatggggCTGGATTTCCGACAGGCACCCCTTTCTCCACacccagtgatcatcgaggggaGTGAGGTGGAgctggtagaaaactataagtacctgggactgcagctagacagcagactggactggtcactcaactcggactgtgtgtacaagaaggggcagagcaagatgtacttcctgaggaggctggcctccttcaacatctgtcctaagctccttctcatgttctatcagtccgtaatttccagtgtgctgtcatacgctattgtgtgttggggtggcggggccaggaaaagagatatggactgtCTGAAAAGATTCATCTGTAGAGCgagctcagtggttgggctgagcctggactctgtgagacacttctggagagcaggaccatgtctaaagttaaggctatcatgaacaccAGCCActccctgcacaccaccttctcccagcagaggagcaccttcagcagcagtgacacagcgcctccacagagaggctgaggtcctccttcgtgccccgtgccatcggggtacaatgactctgtcaggaggagcagaggggaggtggcgaggtcagcaagTGGTtgatcagatttaatttaattttatactgtttatattttaatttaattttaaactgtttatattttcatttaattttatactgtttatattttcacttaatttatactgtttatattttagctATAGTTTAGTacataagtcctgttaatgctgcatgtgtctgttagtgtaatgtatgtcttgtggtatgtcctgtgatgtcagtttcttttcctcatggtgtttttccagtatttattcgctatgtaatgcctgagcagtggatatgtacaatttcctctgggattattaaagtaagtaagtaagtaattaagtaagtaagtaagtaagtaagtaagtaagtaagtaagtaagtaagtaagtaaatgtctgtctgtctgtctgtctgtctgtctgtctgtctgtctgtctgtctgtctgtctgtctgtctgtctgtctgtctgtctgtctgtctgtctgtctgtctgtctgtctgtctgtctgtctgtctgtcttatgcctcctacttagactctatatgaaataagacaataatttccaccatgtcatttattgctgaacaacagatcttcattgttcttctcccattgCTCAaaattgctacaaagcgctggcagtaggggacacactgcactgaaaatgactgcaacCAATGAGTTAATGTTTAAATCATACGTAAGATTTatatactgcagtgtttacctgttatgataaaattgtgactgggagactgcccttttcttaactgctgctgatagccgctacttctctccgctctcatccCGCATCCAgcgaatgacaggaagtgaaacatcaggtcaatttctttttttcaagaacgaaaaaccCCCCGGCATTAACCGGTTTCTAATTATTTTCCGTTCCGATTCTgttctggaacattaaaaaatataaagttttcggtttcgtttttgttccatgaatgGGTTCAAAGCCCTGTTTCTACCACAGAAACGGAATACAGTACAgtgaagacaaataaaagagaaagaaatttgCAATTAAAATTGTCAATACAACACTTAATTAAttctaaattattattatgttttaaaaattataatttatgtatttgttcagAAATCTCAGCATAATAGTTGTTAAATGACCCGC
This sequence is a window from Antennarius striatus isolate MH-2024 chromosome 5, ASM4005453v1, whole genome shotgun sequence. Protein-coding genes within it:
- the p4htmb gene encoding transmembrane prolyl 4-hydroxylase; this translates as MTDNDGTSDADDATQTRSATLQPIRPPCERISCHKSSVCSRSYFVVVMVFFHVYIINVIALLFYVHFNSGQEDASRSRDAPSGGHPRHESGPPSSKAESLRHVSLARIEGIRVGHVQKVSLVPGKAHEMRTLSLKPLLFEIPDFLSEDECRVVMQLAQLKGLMESQLMVQDGQEELAKELNLSPEEIFNLLDISQDGQLQLHEILTHSRVRDGIWLTPETLREIYAGLKVDKDDDGLLSLEEFRLLSNDAFQRFLMQKGVKRSQLVRNSRHTWLYQGKGAHQVLQDIRERVIRLIRLPATLVDLSEPLQVVRYEEGGHYHAHHDSGPVYPETVCTHTRLAANTSTPFETSCRYITVLFYLNSVEGGGETAFPVADNRTYDEMALIQNDVDLLDTRRNCNKSNLRVKPTKGTAVFWYNYLSDGRGWVGEQDEYALHGGCVVTHGTKWVANKWINIDPDYQRQVQYQQLVSQQLEDEDEDDDLTLNQDEQGSDIHQDL